GCGGAACTGTGTGACGTCTGCGTTACGGAAGCGGTAGATGCTCTGTTTGATGTCACCAACGACGAACACGTTTTGGGCATCGAATGTTTCTCGGTCACTGGCCGTCAGGAGCTTGATGAGATCCCATTGACGTGGATCAGTATCCTGGAACTCGTCGACCATCACATAGGCGAACTGTTCGCGTAGCTCCGCTCGTATGTCGGCGTTCACCGGATCATCGAGGAACTCGACAGTCATCGAGATGAGGTCAGTGAAGTCGACTGCGTTCTGTCGCTGCTTCCGGTCGCGATACTCATCGGCGATGAGTGAGGTGAGTGTGGCGAGTGCGTGGACGAACGGGAAGCTATTGGCTTCGACTTCCAAATCCACGTTGACTGCGTGTTCCTCGGGTTGAAGCACCTCGACCAATGTTTCGAATGCACTGTCGAACTCCGTCTTTCGCGGATGATCACCCCAGCGAGAGGTAGCTCCCGTATAGCTCGCGTACCGTTCGCCATTGCCCTTCGTGAGATGCGTACTGAGCTCCGCAATCGTCGACTGTTTAGCCCGCGACGCAACCCCATCATCGAAACCAGGCTCCAGACAGGCGACAGCACCCTCAGCACGCTTCCAAGTCTGTCCACCAGTTTCGATATCTGGAGGGTTCTCGACGATTTTACGTAACGTGCTGGCTGCGGTGACGAACTCAGGGTCGGAGAGTCGTTCTGCAGCGACGTCTGGGTCGATGGGGTGAAGCGAGGATTCAACGAACGCGAGATATTCCTCTTCGGTCGCGTCTTTCCATCGGTCAGCCCATTCGAGACTCTCTGGACGCTCTGCTAAGAGATCAGTGAGGACATCGTGAAGTTGACTTCGTGAAAATCGCCGGGCCAGCGTCTGGGTCGCCTCATGGGTTTCGTACTCTTCGAGAGCAGTACTAACTGTGTCATGGAGCAGTGCTGTCGACTCGTTTTCGTCGAGTGTCTCAAAGCCTGGGTCGACAGCGTCGATCGTTAGTGCATGTTCACGCAGTAATCGTGCACAGAACCCGTGGACAGTGTGGATGTAGCCCTGCTCAAGTTCGTCTGCAACCGTCCGCCATGCATCGAACTCGTCGACACCGAGTGAGCCAACGCGATTCGTGATTTCCTCACGAACGCTTTCCTCTAGGTCGTTTGCTGCTCGTTCTGTGAATGTCGTCGTGAGAATGTGCTCGGGAAGTAGTTGGGTGCCACCACTCCCACCGTCAGTTTGTTCTGCTAACGACCGTTTGACCATCTCTAGATACCGCGCAGTCAACGTGGTGGTCTTGCCCGTCCCTGCACCAGCAGTCAATGTAACGTTCCGATCGAGCCCATCGACAGCGCGTTGCTGCTCATCGGTTAGGTCCTCGTAGGAGACCATTCTACTCCACCTCCACGGCTTCTTCAAGATCGATATTTCGCGCTTTCAATGGGATGTAGGCCGAATTTCCAGTGTCGTCTATCGCCTCAATAGTGTCTCTGCGTTGGTGTGAGCGGACGTCACAGACTTGGGCGTAATCACAGTACCGACATCCAGCGTCCGCTGGGTCAAGCACTGTTGGATGGTACTGTCCATCCGTGATTCCTGTTGCGAGGTCTCCAAGGCGCTGAGGCGTCGTCTCCTCGATGAATCGACGGAATGCCTCGTGAGTCTCAAAGTGCGGATACGAATACCGCAACAATGGTGACTCGACGTCATCGCTGCCGTAGTATTCGGCCATCTCCTGTGACGTGAGTAGACTTCGTCGAGAATTCACCGAACTCGGTGGCGACACCTGGTAGTACGCTCCCCCAACGACCTCTACGTCGTCAAGGGCGTCTTCGGCCATCAACGCGTACAGTTGGAGTTGGAACTTCAGGCCACTCAGGGCATCGCTCTCACTTGGAATTGAGTTCCCAGTTTTGTAATCTCGAACAACGACCTGTGTGGGGTCGGTCCCAGGGACGGTTTCAACGCGGTCGATGAGGCCATGTATCGGAATGGATCCCTGGGGAGTTTCGACGTTGGTTGAGTTCTCGCTGATCGGCGTTCCTGCGTCGTATGGATTCCCGATGCGCCCCTCGAACCACGCTGGCCTAGCGGTTGTCTTAGCAGGTTCGTCGAACTCGTGTTCTAAGAACCGATAGAATAGCCCACGTGCATGTTGGGCGTCATTCTGGGCTTCAGTGGAATGGTAATATGGATTCGTCTCGGGAGATCCTAATCCAGCCAAGACCGTTCGGAGCCATTGCTGATGGAATGCCGTCTTGCTGTATCCGTCAAAGGTCTCTGTGAGTCTGTCAAGTGCGACCTCAAGCAAGCGTTCTTGTCGGTCGTCGAACTCACCACCAGGATCAACTGGATCGCCCAGACTGGATTGTAACGAGCGGTAGTAGTGTTCGAGTACGTCGTGGATATAGGAGCCACGAAGACCAGCATCAGGCTCGCGTGTAATTGGGTCAGGGGCTTTGATACCGAGGACTCGCTGCATGTAGTAGTTGAATCCACAGGCAGCGTATGTTTCGAGACGGCTCGGACTATATGGTTCACGGGCAGCCACTTCGTGCACATTCGCAACCGTCTCCGTGGTGAGTTGTCCATCGTACGGCGTCAAGTCGGGACTCGCTCGTGCGGCCGCACATTCTACACCTGCGCGGATTCGTGACTGCTGGTCGCTATCGAACGTTCCAGCATCAACGGCTTGCATAACGAGTTCGTCAGTTCGAGTCTCGGATGTCCCACCAATTGATCGCTGTACGTCTTCCTGACACCCTGGCTGGGAGTCTACAGTCTCGACAGTTATCTCGGGGAGGTTTACAACCCGTCGAAGCTCGGTTAGGACATCGGCTTCGACGTACGGCTCACCACTCATGCTTCGCTGGGGAACCGAGAGCTGAATTGACGCTTCACTTCCCAGGAGTGCACCGAAATGGTATCGGGCCTCCGCAGTCACATCCAGCTGCTCGAAATCAGGATGTGCATCATAGATCGGCTGGGTGAACGCCATCCGATCGGCATTCGACGGGAAATGTGCTGCCGTAACCCCGAGAATGTACAGCTGGTCGAAATCTCGAGCTACTGCCTCGGCGAGTCCACAGACAACAATGGATTGATCGCTGGGACGGCCCGTTGCCGGAATCGAGATGTCGTAAAGCACTCTTTCGAGACGATCCAGACTATTGCCTAGCGTTAGATCGGCTCTCTTGGCTGTGAGTTTGAGAGTTTCGAGCACCCGATTTAGCCTGTCCTGAGCGCTTTTCTCAAGCAATCTAAGTCTCTGTGAGTGATCCTCGGAGAGGGATTCAGTTACTCCGAGTTGCTCGAACAGTGCATTGAGTGTCTCAGGAAGTGTCTCAAGCGACTCATCAGCAAGTGCTTCGATATTACTGACGAGTAAGTTGACCGCTTCTGCGATGTCATCGTCGGCGTGTTCGAGCGTCGAGTCAAGTCGAGCAGTCTCAACACGAGCCGCAACGCGACTGAGATGCTGGTAATCCAGCTCGTCGCTGAATCGAGTGCAGTCGACTAGAGGGTTCGTGAGCAGGTTGAGCACCGAATCAAGGGTCCGAGGTTCGTGGGCGAGTTGACACACCGTTTGGACGAGGTCGCCCGTCGCTGTCTCCGTGAGTGGAACATCAGTCTGTCTACTCATGGGAAGGTCGTAGGAATCGAATACCTCGCAAACTCGTCGGGCATACTGCACCGGACTTGGTAGAACGACGCCAATATTTTCCGGTTGGATACCGGATGCGAGTTGGGTTCTGATGCTTCGGGCGACCACCCGAGTCTCCTCGGGAACGGTCTCTGGTCGGATAATGGTGAGAT
Above is a genomic segment from Haloprofundus halobius containing:
- a CDS encoding PD-(D/E)XK nuclease family protein, producing the protein MFHRLLITGSDFSTLESEAFEELSTDVGTHPESLLYLTPRDHPKETVKDRWRDFGPSAAIRVDTLDGMVSEWYEQERYKGPVTHIDQPLLSRLAELGVEGIDSSANPLFTNDRFPSSGLVQEAKALFTELEFAGLLSADEMRSRLTDEGLSSHASHVEELADEIEAARAEILAETVQETYRSERMHQVVSGPSTPDEVFPAVDAVVLSGFTQFTALEAELIRSVAECWPVIALLPMQVDSDSPTGIDRGVERVAKRYYELGFSRRYLSETDSHSIDARRQIVRSLYRHPSQSPATGDIEATALDLTIIRPETVPEETRVVARSIRTQLASGIQPENIGVVLPSPVQYARRVCEVFDSYDLPMSRQTDVPLTETATGDLVQTVCQLAHEPRTLDSVLNLLTNPLVDCTRFSDELDYQHLSRVAARVETARLDSTLEHADDDIAEAVNLLVSNIEALADESLETLPETLNALFEQLGVTESLSEDHSQRLRLLEKSAQDRLNRVLETLKLTAKRADLTLGNSLDRLERVLYDISIPATGRPSDQSIVVCGLAEAVARDFDQLYILGVTAAHFPSNADRMAFTQPIYDAHPDFEQLDVTAEARYHFGALLGSEASIQLSVPQRSMSGEPYVEADVLTELRRVVNLPEITVETVDSQPGCQEDVQRSIGGTSETRTDELVMQAVDAGTFDSDQQSRIRAGVECAAARASPDLTPYDGQLTTETVANVHEVAAREPYSPSRLETYAACGFNYYMQRVLGIKAPDPITREPDAGLRGSYIHDVLEHYYRSLQSSLGDPVDPGGEFDDRQERLLEVALDRLTETFDGYSKTAFHQQWLRTVLAGLGSPETNPYYHSTEAQNDAQHARGLFYRFLEHEFDEPAKTTARPAWFEGRIGNPYDAGTPISENSTNVETPQGSIPIHGLIDRVETVPGTDPTQVVVRDYKTGNSIPSESDALSGLKFQLQLYALMAEDALDDVEVVGGAYYQVSPPSSVNSRRSLLTSQEMAEYYGSDDVESPLLRYSYPHFETHEAFRRFIEETTPQRLGDLATGITDGQYHPTVLDPADAGCRYCDYAQVCDVRSHQRRDTIEAIDDTGNSAYIPLKARNIDLEEAVEVE